From the Scylla paramamosain isolate STU-SP2022 chromosome 13, ASM3559412v1, whole genome shotgun sequence genome, the window tatatatatatatatatatatatatatatatatatatatttatttatttatttatttatttatttatttatttatttatttatttaattatttgagGTCTGGATGCTGATATCAGGTTTGGTTAAATGAAACTTCATTTTATTcaagtgaagaaaaattatattttatGGCTACTGCAGGtcaaaacggaaaagaaaaggtgaagttAAACttgtggaaaagaaagtaaacattgAAGGTCAAGAAGCTGATGGCAGTGAAGGTGAGAATGAAGAGTGTGATGAACAGACAGACCAGATGCTGCCTGAAAATTTGGACAGTCTTATAAAGCAAGAAAACATCATGGATTTCATTGAACAGGATGAAAAGTTTCAAGACTGTGAAGACAAAGAATATAAATGTAACTGTGGTAAGGTAAGAATTATCTATCATTTTTCTGACCATTTTGTTTGGGGGAATTCTTGGGAACAGGCACCAGATATtgacagatgaataaatagatctCCCTGATCCATTCCTTAATTTGGGAACATCTTTTTTTAACAAGAGTCATGATCAATTCAGGCAGCTTTTTAAAATTTATGTAATTCTCATTAAAATCTTTCCATGTTAATTTAAATTTCACTCATATTCATTCTGTACTGTGGCAGGCTGAATAAACAGATTTCTATAGTAATTCAAAAGgaattttaaataaaaatggtaaacaTATTGTCTAAACTTGCCTGGTATTCAGTACTTTGCCACTAATACCTTTTGTAACTTTCAGTCCATGAAGGGCCTCAATGTTTTTGTGGACCACCAGCTGCGTGAAGGCTGCAAAGTCAGAACTAACCAGTATCCATGCAAGTTTTGTGGCTCAGTCTTTTCTGAGAAGAAACTGTTAATTGCTCACAAGAAAGCTTGTACAGAAGCTTCACTAATCAATGGAGCCTACGAGTGTGACATCTGTGGCCGAAGGTAAAGTCTGTTAACTCATGTGGAAGTATTTATGCTACATAATTACATTACAACCATCTTGCTTCCTTTATGGAAACTTTTTACATTTATCTAAATCCTTtcaaaattttattattttattcttgccttttcttctcattcactGGTTCATACACAAACACAGGCATATTTGTATATTTCAACCTTGCTTCTGTTCTACACCTGAGGGAGTAATTCACTTACTTAGAGACACCAATGTCTATAAGTAAGTCTTCGTATTCAGCCCCTATTTACATGGTCACTGAGCCCTAATTATAAACATGTTTAACAGATTCTTGGTGCGTGGCAGAGTAGAGACCCACAAGAGAAATGTGCACAGCATTGGCACAGCTGACCAACAATTGTGCAGCTACTGTGGGCGGACTTTTGGCTCAGGGTACAACATGAAAAACCACCTTGCCCGGGAGCACGGCATTGGCCACGTGGAGGCTGTACGTTTTGGCTTTTTCTCAGGATTTTCcatttataatatttttcaAGATCAACATAAGTCACAAGTCACTTTGTTATGTGGTCATTGGTAGTGAGGTCATCAGGTCATCAAGTCATTTTGGCCATAGACTgagcttcattttcttttagcaTGAGGTCAGTTAGGATTCAAGATAATTGGGATCCAGGATATTTCAGCCTTAGGTTTAGTCAGtatggtaataagaacataagaacataagaaataagggaagctgcaagaagcgtcCAGGCTTACACGttgcagtctctgtatgaaatatacctacctatttccatctattatccccatccataaacctgtccaatcttctcttaaagctctccaATGTCCTAGCaccaacaacatgattactgagtccgtttcactcatctaccactctatttgtgaaccaattttttcctatctccttcctaaacctaaatttttcaagcttgaacccgttatttcttgttctaccttggttgctgatcctaagaattttgatcagagagagagagagagagagagagagaatttcacatATATTTAAATCAGAGGTAAACTTCAAAACTTAACAGTTTACTCACAGATCACTAGAAGAGAATTAagtaacaagttaaaaacagATGATCTACTTTATTAGATTATATCAAGTTTTCatctttaattaatttactcACTCATTCTCAGGTAATGTGTGAGCTTTGTGGAAAGAAGTTTTCTGACCGGTCAAGTTTACGTAACCACATGAAGAACATCCATGGGGAACGGAACTACGAGTGTGAGACTTGTGGGAAGAAGTTTGCGACGCCTGGGATGCGCAACCATCACATCAACGAGATGCACAACAACACCTACAACTATGAGTGCAACCTATGCGGAGAGCAGTTCCACGTCAGCTTCAAATACAGGTGTGTCTCTAGGGGCTCACCTTGTACATGTATCTCACCTATGTATATTGTGAGAAATGTacctgtgatatgcaacaattcacaacactaacagcaatgtatgaaatcttaataaacatctgcaagaaagaagggaactgaaagaatagattttgcagtgTCTAGCCggtataatgtttggaggtgacTGCAGAACAAATGTCTCAGTGATGAGTGAATATGGGAAGATGTGCCAGATAGCATTGAAATGGTTAAGCACAagatttcttaattttttttcacatacagAAATCATGATGAAATTAACAGGTTTGAATGGACAAGTAATACACCACTTTCATTTCTAAAGGTACCAGATATGCAAGATTTCATAGTTTTTttccacatacaaaaaaaaaaaaaaacaggaggaaattaACTAGGATTGAATGGATCAATAATACAccactttcttttccacatacAAAAATCAGGATGAAATTAACTGTTTGAATAGATCATTAATACACTACATACTTCCATTTCTTAAGGTACCACATGTGCAAGATTTCTTAGTTTTTCTGTATACAAAACAAATGGGATGAAATTAACTAAGTTCGAACTAATCAGTAATACACCACTTCCATTGTTAAAGGTACCACATGCGCAAGATGCACCACACTCTGCAGTACGCCTGTGATGACTGTGGCCGCACCTTCATCATGCGCAGTGACCTCTACCGGCACGTGCGTGGTGTTCACATGGGTGTGCGGGACCCTAAGCGATACCCCTGCAAAGTGTGTGGCCGACTGTTTCCCAGCAAATACAAGGTGACTGTGCCTAGGAtgtcttcacttcacttcattgTGTCTGTACTGTACATACTGTCACATCATGATTATTAACTGATtgtcctcagcctctctctcattgccgcagtgttgcatctcttgctatcttctaccactattttcatggcttcaagacacttatcctccaatattGCATGATGCTTTTggcctttcttttgggactggcactgtcagtgggcatctttttgtttgttttgttgcctttggccagtgcccctcctacataaaaaaaattataaaggcTGGATTTAAGTAATGTCTATTTCAATTATCTCTTTATAATTCAGGTAAAGAGACATATGAGCAGTCATGGAATAGTACATTCTAAAAATGATAAGAATTCAAAAAAGCATGAAGGGTCTGGTGAGGCTGTGACAGTTGCTGCTCCAGTGTCCAGCGAGGCAGAGTGTTCCTCAAGCCTCACTGAGGTGACAGCTACCAGTGATGGCACCAGCATTGATGTTCATCAGCTCCCTGTGTCTGACATTTATACCGTAAGTGTTCTGACTGACAagttttttccattttcagaaGGAAGAATTCTGATTCTTTAAAGTTGCTTGAATACACAGTAAGGTTTTGTATCTAACAAATAGCAGGCATTAAAAGGCACTTATTAGATGCAAATATGTGAACATAGGAAATTTATGTGGTAAAATTTTGAACTGAACCCTGTTTTGATCCTCTTATCACTAATTTAAACAAAATTGGTGGAAAAATTACCATGAAATGGATCATCAGTCAAGAGCGTCACTCAAGtcttgaaaataa encodes:
- the LOC135106531 gene encoding zinc finger protein 569-like; this translates as MGAIHGKGRFQCSGCHQGFSWRLDLANHLQQCKAALHRETKDQQAEYYLLEMCFLCGHQLSGVHSEEASFVKGIQKLYHSKRPLTEVLEIITRDTSLHSLDQHTIGLCKDCMNAVNKWDKLEQQVLSIAQSIRRSYRSKRKRKGEVKLVEKKVNIEGQEADGSEGENEECDEQTDQMLPENLDSLIKQENIMDFIEQDEKFQDCEDKEYKCNCGKSMKGLNVFVDHQLREGCKVRTNQYPCKFCGSVFSEKKLLIAHKKACTEASLINGAYECDICGRRFLVRGRVETHKRNVHSIGTADQQLCSYCGRTFGSGYNMKNHLAREHGIGHVEAVMCELCGKKFSDRSSLRNHMKNIHGERNYECETCGKKFATPGMRNHHINEMHNNTYNYECNLCGEQFHVSFKYRYHMRKMHHTLQYACDDCGRTFIMRSDLYRHVRGVHMGVRDPKRYPCKVCGRLFPSKYKVKRHMSSHGIVHSKNDKNSKKHEGSGEAVTVAAPVSSEAECSSSLTEVTATSDGTSIDVHQLPVSDIYTGPHITTLTPEILQGEVTPDLVSSETMVVGPMSSLVVSASPLAENIAELHPSQDSEASHSHQTDPSEHFTRDGSLVTQAASSSSLIPVQQMIVIQDTVGVPSHAEFTLPTSSSQVITVPHSAAQVISVPPVSGQVLSIPQSSSQVISVPTVTSQVIGGTLHAPQANFAVSLPQQRTHSDSSNHKLPTIHYQYFSS